A region from the Algoriphagus machipongonensis genome encodes:
- a CDS encoding amidohydrolase family protein: protein MKKNCALVALLVVLGSFQAFSQNQIITGGWVFDTSSKSFKKNQGIYLVNGHFGDGNEKVLNWEVKSLTDEDYILPGLIDLHAHYRVSYDGKAYDDTVAMPKIFLANGITSTFPAGEIEPEKMWDLQKGIDAGRKPGPRILHSGPYFGTAAPDWNPNFTEQDIRKRVDVWAAKGAYGFKAKGISSDHLQALIDQAHKHNLTVTGHLNSGFRNSVNPQEAIEMGIDRVEHFLGGRLMPDSIDAYQSLKQIDPEDPRLSEIIELYIEKGVYFDATLATYGAIGMVDSPVFFDFAYEELYFTDFTDSIIKQAGESAFNELCALIYPVKQGVLKRYYDAGGLITIGTDRPLLLENYLGGGIGGFFIHREMAAMVEIGIPAADVLYFATQQNAEALGIADKTGSIKKGNWGDLIIIKGNPLEDITRTRTVHTVVKGGRIYDSRSLLDAAKGKLGPER from the coding sequence ATGAAAAAGAATTGCGCTTTAGTGGCACTATTAGTAGTGCTTGGAAGTTTTCAGGCTTTCTCTCAAAACCAGATAATAACTGGGGGTTGGGTTTTTGACACTTCTTCTAAAAGCTTTAAAAAGAACCAAGGTATTTATTTGGTTAATGGTCATTTTGGAGATGGCAATGAGAAAGTGTTGAATTGGGAAGTAAAGAGTCTGACTGATGAAGATTATATACTCCCTGGATTGATTGATTTGCATGCTCATTACCGGGTGAGTTATGATGGTAAAGCCTACGATGATACGGTGGCTATGCCCAAAATATTTCTAGCAAATGGGATAACGAGCACTTTTCCTGCAGGAGAAATAGAGCCTGAAAAAATGTGGGATTTGCAAAAAGGCATAGATGCTGGAAGGAAGCCTGGGCCAAGGATTTTACATTCGGGACCTTATTTTGGAACAGCTGCTCCAGACTGGAATCCCAATTTTACTGAGCAGGATATTCGTAAAAGAGTAGATGTATGGGCGGCAAAAGGAGCCTATGGATTTAAGGCAAAGGGAATTTCATCAGATCATCTTCAAGCCTTGATTGACCAAGCTCACAAACATAATTTGACTGTGACAGGTCATTTGAATTCTGGATTTAGAAATTCTGTTAATCCCCAGGAAGCAATAGAAATGGGGATCGATCGGGTGGAGCATTTTCTCGGGGGAAGATTGATGCCAGATTCTATTGATGCTTATCAAAGTCTTAAGCAGATAGATCCAGAGGATCCACGATTATCGGAGATCATTGAACTGTATATTGAAAAAGGGGTTTATTTTGATGCGACCTTAGCAACTTATGGGGCAATTGGGATGGTCGACTCTCCTGTATTTTTCGATTTTGCTTATGAGGAGCTTTACTTCACAGACTTCACGGATAGTATTATCAAGCAAGCAGGCGAAAGCGCATTTAATGAACTTTGTGCGTTGATATACCCAGTGAAGCAAGGAGTTCTAAAAAGGTACTATGATGCGGGTGGATTGATTACCATAGGAACTGATCGGCCACTTTTGCTTGAAAATTATTTGGGAGGAGGAATAGGTGGCTTTTTTATACATCGCGAAATGGCTGCCATGGTAGAAATAGGGATTCCAGCAGCAGATGTTCTATACTTCGCTACCCAGCAAAATGCAGAGGCTTTGGGGATAGCAGATAAAACGGGGAGTATCAAAAAAGGAAATTGGGGAGACTTAATTATTATCAAAGGGAATCCATTGGAAGATATCACTAGAACCCGAACTGTCCATACGGTGGTAAAAGGAGGTAGAATCTATGACTCGAGAAGCTTGTTGGATGCAGCTAAAGGAAAACTGGGGC